One part of the Astatotilapia calliptera chromosome 9, fAstCal1.2, whole genome shotgun sequence genome encodes these proteins:
- the LOC113029175 gene encoding uncharacterized protein LOC113029175 — protein sequence MPASKRGSAPPDSQSKIRKLDEDGEAAPSKTVPAANNQSHNNTGNMKEKTAAPRTKKKLCASPEGGHKLAKSPKQSSPLKDSSKTSPDPPVKKAKLQKATSASCGEAPSPKANSKTSLKRTASMDSDELSSDGSKADFFRERDDEDKARCIRKYSNRVKAKRKTEESPSVSEDTSQGLSSPPKDPIQMDHNYGIFTDSPCLETTDEANENIKKESAESFTEQERPQISAIAPQEVSKETTVSVTDTKFESSANESKHKELQNVESQKGVDNETPASSRDISDHLISEAEKKDEEEFVQKDLDDKTLPSSMETLSLAAGEVDPKCKDEKQSCMSESLRTETKTNETTQFVSGENKLSVQCTAKGSTESATISAALSNEFNSASEQLLVESGIPENETQADIVRALATSDGESNLVDTQDDVPIAVTDTCVDVETIVIRSEEDLQESDGKEADFQLTQVVSCPGGLVERQLSHDCVMTDSCTEILTPDCEAVQREVISECFTVPDGQIAPSVDLQNQENHRLFDNTAEKPDDGVKEDSESTEGDTSMICVTAASSQINMDILTAAASEEISVVEIQRQEKQDAPEPIADISTNFHEDHVGENCRIMEDKHSVSFGHSSGAETETKIETQNIVISEVSNTEVQILETQEICNATTAESTEVHVMDDKSDNIKTFECADGSESQEKIQTQSLSALEVSNPAAKVEVQNQERPDGEATSDKVQEDLRTANYESSKEAECVAAVEKRMETPDDVEAETTSVEICNIEQTHQMSQVDSESTTAESHMDQIVENVQSVEMQTKLTMEVSYPSASVEIQRSQTEVELQTTLGTSSDIAPGAGIQSHKNHEINECNTDDIPKEITEDSMIENFQTVQNEDKCVTLTPEISEAAHSVEVHSEKSPEVVEMESAATSEEVSNIPAAQIQNQENQDVGAHITDTVYTESVTVPKNENKTEDQPKSPIEFTGHASMMELQSEKSQNEVEMETATTSEEVSDTSAVETETQTSQDVCEDGAGMQIDSVTVAENENKKEEKAKTTPEISEVVPSVEAQSEKIQSEVGMESAAPSEEVSKIPAVEIQSQISKVITEYSTDVHTQSVTSTPDSPKESTSVEIQLVQSQNEVDAEQKTPEEVASIPALEIKGQDVIEHNTDILMQPISVSENENEMEKEAPSISEAEISVEVQCGKSLSEVEMETTTTSEELCIPPAAETHKQKSQDVSEHTEDSYTQPVAVPEREIEMEEQAKSTQEISVEIQSENSLNEVDMESAAASEEISSTPAAEIQNQTSKDVCERSTDVHTEPVTGAENENKKQDTLIADISISAHSQEIQEAAEPTGDISKEVHKGLRNPTNHPNKAHCVTAAESQVEMEATEAPKETSEPTNNPNQKGQEVSELTINTTVEKDFINALSEEEDDKVKADCVIAAESQRKVEVQTTETPEEVSDLKNVPETQSKKDQETTELKTDTEAGKDFINTEEKDDKVDAECVSVTESPGEMEIQTVEAPEKITYLTNKQNQRGQEVSELTTDTEVEKDLTGTECEEKDVEVNEESLSAVENQGEMEVQTTESGEERSDVEVHNDGNQEVGDVQEDLMSARCETRNEEEPASECVNILETTAEGSPYLTKQQSNVTEEINEDTTALLEIQKQRGPRADVDITSESTEREASVLEEETGSQMFNEVKADGSVGNIEGGGADSSEVMLFVCGQTDNNNVVIQPSEEQIEMVNQSAVGPHENQIVYEPISSPESNDDRDVSAAAAEKHDAVSILDIQCTEAQQMETNFSSNEDNREIGGMQLVNEVAKEEICVPDSQAGVEMEVQAQPAQLEQINATVDVKEVAPISSGSDMSVADGGSGDAAEVKSEMTVKSEGNGISECIRATEFSEQVQHDAGVQEAAGVTVTTTTPPTTTTSSTEFEVPGGASEEYVILEPVPQSEIHFDIVTQAATESGLAASLSEQVNPESESMEEKAESERTLNGSEQTVFTEAAASSGEVAEQETNISPVEEDVQVIQPSDHQSSHMVDMNTSHDSEPQSLIEDINVVVIEDAQDNLDIQEVQILEDIEIGHEIIVVEEENDEDSDIAVVEKPQETAEAGLPEEKVNEKYICNTSGPDMKQNSTAEKTEEEKKAQEPEKPKKQEMNTQARTKARLAALAEQKAAAAKRSANRQQLNLLALCQEIAEDIATDSMLLKRIEEEKQAAAAAAKSEASKKERPPVNTQDANTVNVPTPAGPEGCAPPSVTPAPEAPPAQPSTADSAETQPSAEPPKRRFFITQISVPLKVHEKKKLTRYQRLRQVELQREKMSWARVKKLKSDQANQMFSDMDWQAPFSAASLFPVSPVTTPPPQPAASPATSQLSPSASSKPATPKAEAPKNEPKAELAKTEPSKTEPTKTEPTKAETSKKQPTITETPKTEPPKTETGKPEASKTEPPSTENRRTTRQSKAQTTKAAATPEPAPKVTRSGTKRTLPAIPPPMPNGLNAQKLKMEVEYKPYRPRPKYSPDDFELDDDPLPAKPKPPGLQSNPSAQPKPTLLSKPTLTAQLANQAKLKAQTKPAGQISGQSKPSVAAPAQLKPAQLNPAVAPATQSKATAATAASSKLASSANAPLKSPVPTATQSKVVSAPAQSKPAASVSPQLKTAGADANLTQLKPSASPAARPAVAATSGMKPAASKAGAISVPQRPTDPACKENDKCKNAAHPLSSAPPEESAKVSDKLTESKAESLKEAEQTPGKPCQDKAVKPQDGGAPLSEACLQKEVKKLKEADKDGTQTVIDAGQKHFGAVACSVCGMLYSAANPEDESQHLLFHNQFISAVKYVGWKKERILSEFPDGKIILVLPDDPKYALKKVEEIREMVDNDLGFQQVETKCPSKTKTFLFISNDKKVAGCLIAEHIQEGYRVIEEPMPEGSEGEKLMFERQRAWCCSTTPEPAICGISRIWVVSVMRRQGIASRMLECLRNNFIYGSYLSKDEIAFSDPTPDGKLFATHYFGTSQFLVYNFVSGTRSHQPKTQAV from the exons ATGCCGGCCTCAAAGAGAGGATCGGCTCCTCCAGACTCGCAGTCCAAGATAAGGAAGTTGGATGAGGACGGAGAGGCTGCGCCATCCAAAACTGTACCAGCCGCCAATAATCAGTCACATAACAACACAggaaatatgaaagaaaagacAGCAGCCCCACGGACTAAGAAAAAACTCTGTGCTTCACCGGAAGGGGGACATAAACTAGCCAAGTCCCCCAAACAGAGCTCGCCTCTGAAGGATTCCAGCAAAACTTCCCCTGACCCACCTGTCAAAAAAGCCAAGCTCCAGAAAGCCACAAGTGCCTCCTGTGGAGAAGCTCCCTCACCGAAAGCGAACTCCAAAACCTCCCTGAAGCGAACTGCCTCCATGGACTCTGACGAGTTGAGTAGTGATGGTAGTAAGGCTGACTTCTTCAGAGAAAGGGATGATGAAGACAAGGCCCGCTGCATCAGAAAATACTCAAATCGAGTCAAAGCCAAACGAAAGACGGAAGAGTCTCCTTCTGTCTCCGAGGATACGAGTCAAGGTTTATCTTCTCCACCTAAGGACCCCATACAGATGGACCACAATTATGGTATATTCACAGATTCACCATGTCTTGAAACTACAGATGAGGCAAATgagaacattaaaaaagaatCTGCAGAATCTTTTACTGAGCAAGAGAGACCACAAATATCAGCTATTGCACCACAGGAGGTGTCAAAGGAAACTACGGTCTCTGTAACAGACACCAAATTTGAGTCTTCAGCTAATGAAAGTAAACATAAAGAATTACAAAATGTAGAAAGCCAAAAGGGTGTAGATAATGAAACACCAGCATCATCAAGAGACATTTCAGACCATCTCATATCCGAGGCTGAAAAGAAGGATGAGGAAGAGTTCGTTCAAAAGGATTTAGATGATAAAACACTACCATCATCAATGGAAACACTAAGTTTGGCTGCTGGAGAGGTGGATCCAAAGtgtaaagatgaaaaacagtCTTGCATGTCAGAGAGTCTGAGAActgaaactaaaacaaatgaaaccaCACAGTTTGTTTCTGGAGAGAATAAATTGAGTGTTCAGTGTACAGCTAAGGGATCAACTGAATCTGCCACCATATCTGCAGCCCTTAGTAACGAATTCAACTCTGCATCAGAACAGCTGCTTGTGGAAAGTGGTATTCCAGAGAATGAGACTCAAGCAGACATTGTCAGAGCTCTCGCTACTTCCGACGGGGAATCAAATCTTGTAGACACGCAGGATGACGTGCCAATTGCAGTTACCGACACGTGTGTTGATGTGGAAACAATAGTCATAAGGTCTGAGGAAGATCTTCAAGAAAGCGATGGAAAAGAAGCTGACTTCCAGTTGACTCAGGTCGTCTCTTGTCCTGGAGGTTTGGTTGAGAGACAACTGAGCCAtgactgtgtgatgactgacagctgcacTGAAATATTGACTCCTGATTGCGAGGCTGTTCAAAGAGAAGTGATTTCCGAATGTTTTACAGTTCCAGACGGTCAGATAGCACCTAGCGTAGATCTGCAAAATCAGGAGAACCACAGACTTTTTGACAACACTGCAGAAAAGCCTGATGATGGAGTTAAAGAAGATTCTGAGAGCACAGAAGGAGACACGAGCATGATTTGTGTCACTGCAGCAAGCAGCCAGATCAACATGGATATACTGACTGCAGCAGCATCAGAGGAGATTTCTGTAGTGGAAATACAAAGACAGGAAAAACAGGATGCTCCTGAACCTATTGCAGACATATCTACAAACTTTCATGAGGATCATGTGGGAGAAAACTGTAGAATTATGGAAGACAAACACTCTGTGAGCTTTGGACATAGTAGTGGAgctgaaactgaaactaaaataGAAACACAGAACATAGTGATTTCAGAAGTTTCTAATACAGAAGTGCAAATTCTTGAGACCCAGGAAATCTGCAACGCTACTACAGCCGAATCCACAGAGGTTCATGTTATGGATGATAAATCTGACAACATTAAAACCTTTGAATGTGCTGATGGGTCTGAGAGCCaagagaaaatacaaacacagagcTTATCAGCTTTGGAGGTTAGTAATCCAGCAGCTAAAGTGGAAGTACAAAACCAGGAGAGGCCAGACGGCGAAGCCACGAGTGACAAAGTTCAGGAAGATCTGAGGACTGCAAACTATGAGAGCAGCAAAGAAGCTGAATGTGTTGCTGCTGTGGAAAAACGAATGGAAACACCAGACGATGTAGAGGCTGAAACCACATCAGTGGAGATCTGTAACATTGAGCAAACGCATCAGATGAGCCAGGTGGACAGTGAATCTACCACAGCTGAATCACACATGGATCAAATTGTTGAAAATGTGCAATCTGTGGAAATGCAGACAAAATTAACAATGGAGGTTTCATATCCATCCGCTTCAGTGGAAATCCAGAGAAGTCAAACAGAAGTGGAGCTACAGACCACATTGGGGACGAGTTCTGACATTGCACCTGGAGCAGGAATACAAAGTCACAAAAATCATGAAATCAATGAATGCAATACAGACGACATCCCTAAAGAGATTACAGAAGACTCAATGATTGAAAATTTCCAAACTGTGCAGAATGAAGATAAATGTGTGACACTAACTCCAGAGATTTCTGAAGCAGCTCATTCAGTGGAAGTGCACAGTGAGAAAAGTCCAGAAGTAGTGGAGATGGAGTCTGCAGCAACATCAGAGGAGGTTTCTAACATACCTGCAGCGCAAATACAAAACCAGGAGAATCAGGATGTTGGTGCACATATTACAGACACAGTTTATACAGAGTCTGTGACTGTCCCTAAGaacgaaaacaaaacagaagatcAGCCTAAATCGCCAATAGAATTTACCGGACATGCCTCTATGATGGAATTACAGAGTGAGAAAAGTCAAAATGAAGTTGAGATGGAAACTGCAACAACATCAGAGGAGGTTTCTGACACATCTGCAGTGGAAACAGAAACCCAGACGAGTCAGGATGTCTGTGAAGATGGTGCAGGCATGCAGATCGACTCTGTGACTGttgcagaaaatgaaaacaaaaaagaagaaaaggctaAAACCACACCAGAGATTTCCGAAGTGGTCCCTTCAGTGGAAGCACAAAGTGAGAAAATTCAGAGTGAAGTGGGTATGGAGTCTGCAGCACCTTCAGAGGAGGTTTCTAAGATACCTGCAGTGGAAATCCAAAGTCAGATAAGCAAGGTTATCACAGAATATAGCACAGATGTACATACACAGTCAGTGACATCAACACCAGACTCCCCTAAAGAATCCACCTCAGTGGAAATCCAGCTGGTGCAAAGTCAAAATGAAGTGGATGCGGAGCAGAAAACACCAGAGGAGGTTGCTAGCATACCTGCATTGGAAATAAAGGGCCAGGATGTCATTGAACATAACACAGACATACTCATGCAGCCCATCAGTGTCTCggagaatgaaaatgaaatggaaaaagagGCTCCATCGATATCAGAGGCAGAGATTTCAGTGGAAGTACAATGCGGCAAAAGTCTATCTGAAGTGGAGATGGAGACCACAACAACATCAGAAGAGCTTTGTATCCCACCAGCAGCAGAAACGCATAAGCAGAAGAGTCAGGATGTCAGTGAACACACAGAAGATTCATATACGCAGCCCGTCGCTGTCCCAGAGAGAGAAATTGAAATGGAAGAGCAGGCTAAATCGACACAAGAGATTTCAGTGGAAATACAAAGTGAAAACAGCCTAAATGAAGTCGACATGGAGTCTGCAGCTGCATCAGAGGAGATTTCTAGCACACCTGCAGCGGAAATACAAAATCAGACGAGCAAAGATGTCTGTGAACGGAGCACAGACGTACATACAGAGCCTGTTACTGGTGcagagaatgaaaacaaaaagcaggatACATTAATAGCAGATATTTCTATTTCAGCACACAGCCAGGAGATACAGGAAGCCGCTGAACCTACGGGAGACATATCTAAAGAAGTCCACAAAGGATTAAGGAATCCCACAAATCACCCcaacaaagcacattgtgtCACTGCTGCTGAGAGTCAGGTGGAAATGGAGGCAACAGAAGCACCAAAGGAGACATCTGAGCCAACAAATAACCCAAACCAGAAAGGTCAGGAGGTCAGTGAACTGACTATAAACACTACAGTAGAGAAAGACTTTATTAATGCTCtgagtgaagaggaggatgatAAGGTTAAGGCCGACTGTGTCATTGCTGCTGAGAGTCAAAGAAAAGTGGAAGTGCAGACAACAGAAACACCGGAGGAGGTTTCTGATCTAAAGAATGTGCCAGAAACACAAAGTAAGAAAGATCAGGAGACCACTGAGCTCAAAACAGACACTGAGGCAGGTAAAGATTTCATTAATACTGAAGAAAAGGATGACAAGGTCGATGCTGAATGTGTCAGTGTTACTGAGAGTCCAGGAGAAATGGAAATACAGACAGTAGAAGCACCAGAGAAGATTACTTATctgacaaataaacaaaatcagagAGGTCAAGAGGTCAGCGAACTCACTACAGACACTGAAGTGGAAAAAGATTTGACCGGGACAGAGTGCGAGGAAAAGGATGTCGAGGTTAACGAGGAAAGCTTAAGCGCTGTTGAGAATCAAGGAGAAATGGAAGTGCAGACAACAGAATCAGGAGAAGAAAGATCTGACGTTGAAGTACACAACGATGGAAATCAGGAGGTCGGTGACGTTCAGGAAGATCTTATGTCTGCACGCTGTGAGACTAGAAATGAGGAAGAGCCTGCTTCTGAATGTGTTAACATTTTAGAAACTACTGCAGAAGGGAGTCCTTATCTaacaaaacagcaaagtaaTGTTACTGaggaaataaatgaagacaCTACAGCCTTATTAGAAATTCAGAAACAGAGAGGGCCTCGTGCTGACGTGGATATAACAAGTGAATCAACAGAAAGGGAAGCTTCAGTGTTAGAAGAGGAAACGGGGAGCCAAATGTTTAATGAGGTCAAGGCTGACGGATCTGTTGGTAACATTGAAGGAGGAGGAGCGGATAGCAGCGAAgtaatgctttttgtttgtggGCAAACCGACAACAACAATGTCGTAATTCAGCCTTCTGAGGAGCAGATTGAGATGGTTAATCAGTCAGCGGTCGGGCCCCATGAAAACCAGATAGTGTACGAGCCCATTAGTAGCCCAGAGAGTAATGATGATCGTGATGTGTCTGCAGCGGCAGCAGAGAAGCACGATGCCGTTTCTATATTAGATATACAATGCACAGAGGCTCAACAGATGGAAACAAACTTTTCCAGTAATGAAGACAACAGAGAAATTGGTGGCATGCAGCTGGTAAATGAAGTTGCTAAGGAGGAAATTTGTGTCCCAGACAGCCAGGCAGGGGTTGAAATGGAAGTACAAGCGCAGCCAGCACAGTTGGAGCAGATTAACGCTACCGTGGATGTGAAAGAAGTTGCACCGATCAGTTCTGGCAGTGACATGAGCGTGGCAGATGGAGGGTCAGGAGATGCTGCAGAAGTGAAGAGTGAAATGACAGTGAAAAGTGAAGGAAATGGCATTTCAGAGTGCATCAGAGCCACTGAGTTTTCTGAGCAGGTGCAGCACGATGCTGGCGTTCAGGAAGCTGCGGGCGTCAcggtaacaacaacaactccaCCAACAACGACTACATCCTCCACTGAATTTGAGGTACCAGGTGGTGCATCTGAGGAATATGTGATTTTAGAGCCAGTCCCACAGAGTGAAATTCACTTTGATATCGTCACTCAAGCTGCAACCGAATCAGGTCTGGCGGCCTCTCTTTCAGAGCAGGTGAATCCAGAAAGTGAGTCGATGGAGGAGAAGGCGGAGAGTGAGAGGACTTTAAATGGTTCCGAGCAAACTGTGTTTACTGAAGCGGCGGCTAGTTCAGGGGAGGTAGCAGAGCAGGAGACAAACATTTCACCTGTGGAGGAAGACGTTCAGGTTATTCAGCCTTCTGACCACCAGTCATCTCACATGGTGGACATGAATACCTCCCATGACTCTGAACCCCAAAGCCTGATTGAAGACATTAATGTAGTGGTGATAGAGGATGCTCAAGATAACCTGGACATACAAGAAGTGCAGATTCTAGAGGACATCGAGATCGGACATGAGATTATAGTGGTGGAGGAAGAGAATGATGAAGACAGTGACATTGCAGTAGTAGAAAAGCCACAAGAAACAGCCGAGGCAGGCCTGCCTGAGGAAAAGGTGAATGAGAAGTACATATGTAACACTAGTGGGCCTGACATGAAGCAAAACAGCACAGCTGAAAAGAccgaagaggaaaagaaagctCAAGAGCCAGAAAAACCCAAGAAACAAGAAATGAACACGCAAGCGAGAACCAAAGCTCGCCTCGCAGCTCTGGCTGAGCAGAAGGCTGCGGCAGCTAAGAGAAGTGCAAATAGGCAGCAGCTGAATCTCTTAGCCCTGTGTCAGGAGATCGCAGAGGACATTGCCACAGACAGCATGCTGCTGAAGaggatagaagaagaaaaacaagcggcagcagcagcagccaagaGTGAAGCCAGCAAGAAGGAACGCCCGCCTGTTAACACGCAAGATGCCAACACGGTTAATGTCCCAACTCCTGCTGGACCAGAGGGATGCGCCCCTCCTTCGGTGACCCCTGCTCCTGAGGCCCCCCCAGCCCAGCCCTCAACGGCTGATTCAGCTGAAACTCAGCCTTCCGCCGAGCCTCCAAAGAGACGTTTCTTCATCACGCAGATTTCAGTGCCGCTGAAAGTCCACGAGAAAAAGAAGCTGACTCGATATCAAAGACTCAGACAGGTCgagctgcagagagagaaaatgtcGTGGGCACGTGTGAAGAAACTAAAGTCTGACCAAGCAAATCAGATGTTCTCAGACATGGATTGGCAGGCACCTTTTTCTGCTGCCTCTCTTTTTCCAGTGAGCCCTGTTACCACACCTCCTCCTCAACCTGCAGCCAGTCCAGCAACCTCCCAACTGAGTCCTTCTGCATCTAGCAAACCTGCTACACCGAAGGCAGAAGCTCCCAAGAATGAGCCTAAGGCTGAGCTGGCTAAAACTGAACCATCTAAAACTGAACCCACTAAAACTGAACCCACTAAAGCTGAAACCTCCAAAAAACAACCAACGATAACTGAAACTCCTAAAACTGAACCCCCTAAAACTGAAACTGGCAAACCTGAAGCCTCTAAAACGGAGCCTCCTAGTACTGAAAACCGTAGAACTACACGGCAAAGCAAGGCTCAGACTACTAAAGCAGCAGCTACTCCAGAGCCCGCGCCAAAAGTCACAAGATCAGGAACCAAGAGAACCCTCCCAGCAATACCACCTCCCATGCCCAACGGACTTAATGCTCAGAAACTGAAAATGGAAGTTGAGTACAAGCCATACAGACCCAGGCCGAAATATTCTCCTGACGATTTTGAGCTGGATGATGACCCATTACCAGCAAAGCCGAAACCACCCGGCCTCCAGTCAAACCCTTCGGCTCAGCCTAAACCCACTCTACTATCAAAGCCCACGCTCACAGCGCAACTTGCCAACCAGGCAAAACTCAAAGCTCAGACCAAGCCTGCTGGGCAGATCTCAGGTCAGTCAAAGCCCTCTGttgcagctccagctcagttaAAGCCCGCACAGTTAAACCCAGCTGTTGCACCAGCAACACAGTCTAAGGCCACAGCTGCAACTGCAGCTTCATCCAAACTTGCTTCTTCAGCGAATGCTCCGTTAAAGTCTCCAGTCCCGACTGCAACTCAGTCTAAAGTTGtttcagctccagctcagtccaAGCCTGCAGCTTCTGTTTCACCTCAGCTGAAGACTGCAGGTGCCGATGCAAATCTAACACAGCTGAAACCATCTGCTTCACCTGCAGCTCGGCCTGCTGTTGCAGCCACATCTGGGATGAAGCCTGCTGCCTCTAAGGCTGGTGCAATTTCAGTGCCTCAGAGACCCACAGATCCCGCATGTAAAGAAAACGACAAGTGCAAG AATGCAGCTCATCCACTTTCATCAGCTCCACCTGAAGAGAGCGCCAAAGTGTCTGACAAGCTTACAG AGAGTAAAGCAGAAAGCTTGAAGGAAGCAGAGCAGACACCAGGAAAGCCTTGTCAAGA CAAAGCTGTGAAGCCACAGGATGGCGGGGCTCCTCTCTCCGAAGCTTGCCTGCAAAAAGAAGTCAAGAAGCTAAAGGAGGCTGACAAAGATGGCACCCAAACAGTTATT GATGCAGGACAGAAGCATTTTGGAGCAGTGGCCTGCAGTGTGTGTGGGATGCTCTACTCTGCTGCCAACCCCGAGGATGAATCTCAGCATTTGCTGTTTCACAACCAGTTCATCAGCGCCGTCAAATATGTG gGTTGGAAAAAGGAGAGGATTTTGTCTGAGTTTCCAGATGGCAAGATCATTCTCGTCCTGCCAGATGATCCCAAATATGCTCTGAAGAAG GTTGAGGAGATCCGGGAGATGGTGGACAATGACCTCGGCTTCCAGCAGGTGGAGACCAAGTGTCCCTCAAAGACCAAAACCTTCCTCTTTATCTCTAATGACAAGAAAGTGGCTGGGTGTCTCATAGCTGAGCACATACAAGAG GGGTACAGGGTGATTGAAGAGCCCATGCCAGAGGGTTCGGAGGGAGAGAAGTTGATGTTTGAACGTCAGAGAGCTTGGTGCTGCTCCACAACGCCAGAGCCTGCCATCTGCGGCATCAGTCGCATCTGGGTGGTCAGCGTGATGAGACGTCAGGGCATCGCTTCGCGCATGCTCGAGTGCCTCCG GAATAATTTCATATACGGTTCATACCTGAGCAAAGATGAGATCGCCTTCTCCGACCCCACTCCCGACGGGAAACTCTTCGCCACGCATTATTTTGGCACTTCCCAGTTTTTGGTTTATAACTTTGTGAGCGGGACACGCTCGCACCAACCCAAAACCCAAGCAGTATGA